The following DNA comes from Streptomyces sp. NBC_00273.
GGTGGTGGGCTCGTCCAGGAAGAGCACCTCGGGCCGGCCGAGCAGGGCCAGCGCCAGGTCGAGGCGCCGCCGCTCACCACCGGACAGCTGCTTCACGCGTACGGAGGACCGTGCGGCCAGACCGACCAGCTCCAGCACCTCGGCCGCCGGGCGGGCGCCGGTGGTGACCCCGCCCCACATCCGTACCGTTTCGGTGACCGACAGGTCGGAGGGGAAGCCACCCTCCTGGAGCATGACCCCGGTGCGCGGCCGGACCTCGGCCCGCCGGGTGAGGGGGTCGAGGCCGAAGACGCGGACCTGCCCGCCGCTCGGCGCGGCCAGTCCCTCCAGCAGCTCGACGGTGGAGGTCTTGCCCGCGCCGTTGGTGCCGAGCAGGGCGAAGATCTCGCCCCGCGCCACGGAGAAGGAGACGCCCCGTACGGCCTCGAACCCTCCGGTGTAGCCGCGGCGCAGGTCCCGGGCTTCGATCACGGTGTCAGTCATGACTCAAGCGTCGCGGCGCCCGGACCGGGTCGGCAGTGCGCGCTGTCATGACCGGCGATGACATTTGTCAGGGTGCCCGTGGCCGGAAGCGGGGATAGGGGATATGCGAAGAAGGCCCCGATCGCAATGATCGGGGCCTTCTGCATACAGAGCGGACGACGCGACTCGAACGCGCGACATCCACCTTGGCAAGGTGGTGCTCTACCAACTGAGCTACGTCCGCATGCACTGCACCGCCGCGAGGCGATGCGTGCATCACTCTACCCGATCCACAACAGTGGTCCGGAAGTGATGCAGAGCGGGTGACAGGAATTGCACACTGCGCCTTCCCTCTGGAAGAGGGATGTTCTGCTACTGAACTACACCCGCACGACCTCTGGGGCTTTGACCTGCGGTCTGGCCCCTCGGCGTGATCCACACACTAGCCGATGGATGGGGGTGCATGGCAAATCGACGCTCAGTGGGCCTCGTTGTAGGCCTCGTAGATCTTCTTCGGGATGCGCCCGCGCGGGGGCACCTCGAACTGGTTCGACCGGGCCCAGGCGCGGACGACCGCCGGGTCCGGGGCGACGGCGGTGTGCTTGAAGGCCTTCCCCGAGCGCGACTGGCGACGGCCGGCGGCCACGAAGGGGGCGAGGCCCTTCCGTAGTTTCTTTGCGTTCGCCGCATTGAGGTCGATCTCGTAGGACTTTCCGTCCAGAGCGAACACGACCGTTTCCGTCGCTTCTCCGCCATCGATGTCGTCGGAGAGCGTGACTACTACGCGCTGCGCCACGGATATCGGTCCCTTCGTGCGACGTCGCCACCTGCTGACGTGCGGTGATGTCGCCTGTGTGGATGTTTCGGGGCAATGCAACTTTCATCCGGTATCCGGAGTGATTCCTTTGTACCGCGATTCCCATTGCAATGCGAAGCCCAGTTAATTCGCTCCGCGTGTCCCGCCGCAATGCTGGGTGCGTGGTTTTCCGGCGGATTTTGCGAAGCGTTGGTGAAGCCGAAACGCCCCGGTGATCACGGTCCTGGGATATCTACCCGCGTAGAAATTTCCGCCGGGTACGCTGATGGAACCGCCTTCGCACCAACCACACACGGGAGTGCCCGATGGCACGCGTCGTAGTCGACGTCATGCTCAAGCCGGAGATCCTCGACCCCCAGGGCCAGGCGGTGCAGCGTGCACTGCCGCGCCTGGGATTCGAAGGGATCGCCGACGTCCGCCAGGGGAAGCGCTTCGAGCTCGAGGTGGAGGGACCGGTCGACCAGGCCGCCCTCGACCGCATCCACAAGATGGCCGAAACGTTCCTCGCCAACACCGTCATCGAAGACTTCACCGTGAAGGTCGAGGCCTGACGGTGACCACTCGCATCGGAGTCGTCACGTTCCCCGGAACGCTCGACGACCGTGACTCGCTGCGCGCCGTCCGCCTCGCGGGGGCCGAGCCGGTCTCGCTGTGGCACCGCGACAAGGACCTGCACCAGGTCGACGCGGTCGTCCTCGCGGGCGGCTTCTCCTACGGGGACTACCTGCGCGCCGGGGCCATCTCCCGCTTCTCGCCGGTGATGGAGACCATCATCGAGCAGGCCAAGGGCGGCATGCCCGTCCTGGGCATCTGCAACGGCTTCCAGGTCCTCACCGAGGCCCACCTGCTGCCGGGGGCGATGCTCCGGAACAACCACCTGCACTTCATCTGCCGCGACCAGAAGCTGCGGGTGGAGAACGCGGAGACCGCGTGGACCGGCGACTACACCGCCGGCCAGGAGATCTCCGTACCGCTCAAGAACATGGACGGCCGCTACACCGCCGACGAGCGCACGCTCGACGAACTGGAGGCCGAGGGCCGAGTGGCCTTCCGCTACCTGGACGGCAACCCGAACGGTTCGCTGCGCGACATCGCAGGCATCACCAATGCCGCGGGCAACATCGTCGGCCTCATGCCGCACCCCGAGCACGCGGTCGAGCCGCTGATCGGGACGGGCCGCACCGACGGCCTCCCGTTCTTCACCTCGGTCCTGAAGAAGCTGGTCAGCGCATGAGCCTCGACACCGTCAAGAACGCCACCGAAACCCCGGACGCCTCCCAGCCCTGGAAGGAACTCGGCCTCAAGGAGGACGAGTACGCCCGGATCCGGGAGATCCTCGGCCGCCGCCCCACGGGCGCCGAGCTCGCCATGTACTCGGTCATGTGGTCCGAGCACTGCTCGTACAAGAGCAGCAAGGTCCACCTGAAGCAGTTCGGTGAGAAGGCCCCCCAGAACGACGCCATGCTCGTCGGCATCGGCGAGAACGCCGGCGTCGTCGACGTCGGCCAGGGCTACGCGGTCACCTTCAAGGTCGAGTCGCACAACCACCCGTCGTACATCGAGCCCTACCAGGGCGCGGCCACCGGCATCGGCGGCATCGTCCGCGACATCCTCGCGATGGGCGCCCGCCCGGTCGCGGTCGTGGACCCGCTGCGCTTCGGCGCTGCCGACCACCCCGACACCCGGCGCGTCCTGCCCGGCGTCGTCGCGGGCATCGGCGGCTACGGCAACTGCCTGGGCCTGCCCAACATCGGCGGCGAGGTCGTCTTCGACGCCTGCTACCAGGGCAACCCGCTGGTCAACGCCGGCTGCATCGGCGTGATGAAGCACGAGGACATCCACCTCGCCAAGGCCTCCGGCCCCGGCAACAAGGTCATCCTCTACGGCGCCCGCACCGGCGGCGACGGCATCGGCGGCGTCTCGGTCCTCGCGTCCGAGACCTTCGACGACACCAAGCCCACCAAGCGCCCCGCCGTGCAGGTCGGCGACCCCTTCCAGGAGAAGCTCCTCATCGAGTGCACCCTGGAGATCTTCAAGGAGAAGCTGGTCGCGGGCATCCAGGACCTCGGCGGCGCCGGGCTCTCCTGCGCGACCTCCGAGCTCGCCTCCGCCGGTTCCGGCGGCATGCGGGTCGAGCTGGACACCGTGCCGCTGCGCGACGCGACGCTCTCGCCCGAGGAAATCCTCATGAGCGAGTCGCAGGAGCGCATGTGCGCGATCGTCGAGCCGCAGCACGTCGACCGCTTCATGGAGATCTGCGAGAAGTGGGACGTCATCGCCACCGTCATCGGTGAGGTGACCGAGGGCGAGCGCCTGGAGATCTTCTGGCACGGCGAGCAGATCGTGGACGTGCCCCCGGGCACCGTCGCCCACGAGGGCCCCGTCTACAACCGCCCCTACGCGCGCCCCTCCTGGCAGGACGCGCTCCAGGCGGACGACGCGGGCAAGCTGCCGCGGCCGCAGACCTCCGAGGAGCTGCGCGCGCAGGTCCTGGCCCTGGTCTCGTCCCCGAACCAGGCGTCCAAGTCGTGGGTGACCGACCAGTACGACCGCTTCGTACAGGGCAACACGGTGCTCTCCCAGCCCGAGGACGCCGGCATGGTCCGCATCGACGAGGAGTCCAACCTCGGCGTCGCCATGGCCACCGACGGCAACGGCCGCTTCGCCAAGCTCGACCCGTACACGGGCGCGCAGCTGGCGCTGGCGGAGTCGTACCGCAACGTGGCGGCGACCGGCGCCAAGCCGCTGGCCATCTCCGACTGCCTGAACTTCGGTTCCCCCGAGGACCCGGACGTCATGTGGCAGTTCGCCGAGGCCTGCCGCGGTCTGGCGGACGGCTGCCTGGAGCTGGGCACCCCGGTGACCGGCGGCAACGTCTCGCTCTACAACCAGACGGGCGACACCGCGATCCACCCGACCCCGGTCGTGGCGGTCCTCGGTGTGATCGACGACGTCAACCGCCGTACGCCGATGGCCTTCAAGGAGGCCGGCCAGCTGCTGTACCTGCTGGGCGACACGGCCGAGGAGTTCGGCGGTTCGGCCTGGTCGCAGGTCGTCCACGACCACCTCGGCGGCATGCCGCCGAAGGTGGACCTGGGCCGCGAGAAGCTGCTCGCCGAGATCCTGATCTCGGCCTCGCGCGACGGCATGATCGACGCCGCGCACGACCTGTCCGACGGCGGCGTGATCCAGGCGCTCACCGAGTCCTGCCTGCGCGGCGGCAACGGTGCCCGGATCGTGGTGCCCGAGGGCCTGGACGCCTTCACCTTCCTGTTCTCCGAGTCCGCGGGCCGGGCCATCGTGGCCGTCCCGCGCAGCGAGGAGCTCCGCTTCACCGACATGTGCGGTGCGCGCGGCCTGCCGGTCGCCCGCATCGGTGTGGTGGACGGCGAGGAGATCGAGGTCCAGGGCGAGTTCACCCTCCCCCTGGCCGAGCTCCGCGAGGCCCACGAGACGACCATCCCGGCGCTGCTGGCCTGATCCCCGGCGACAGCCCTGTCGAAGCCCCGCACGGAGTGCCGTGCGGGGCTTCGGCGTGGGGGCCGGCGGGGGAAGCGGCCGTAGCGATTCCGTAGCCCGTAAACCCCTTCTGACCTGCGAGATCCCGCCCGCATACTGACGCCGTGAGCGACAAGGTGAAGTACCTGCCGGAAGCCGCGATACCTGACGGAGGCGTTCCCGTCTGGCGCACCGAGGACGCCGAGCGGTGGCGGAAGGCGGCCGTACCGGCCGTGTTCGGGCCGGTCTTCGGCGCGTGGGCGCTGGTCCTGCCGGTGTTCGTCGCGATCGTCCTGCTGGGGTGGAGCGATCCGCAGGTTCCGGACCGCGGTACCTCCTGGGACGGATACCCGGCCGCCGTCCTGTTGGTCGGCCTGCCCCTTTGGTACCGGATGATCCCGGCCGCGACCGTCCTGGCCACCCCCGCCCTGGCCGGGTACACGCTGTTCGAGCTGGCCGGTCTGCCCGCGTCGGACGGTCCGGGCCGGGTCGGGTCCTGGCTGGTCGTCGCCTTGTGCGGCGCGGCCTTCACGGGGGCGCTGCTGCGGCTGCGGGCCCGCCGCGCGCAGTGCGCCCTCGCGCTCGCCGCCGCCGGGGACGGCCGCCGGGAACTCCCCGACGAACTGCCCCGGCGCCACCGCCGCCGCGGCCTGCCGATGATCCTGACCGGCGGCGGGCTCTGCCTCGCCGCGGCCGCCCTGCTCTGGTGGGCCCTGGCCCGGGACCTCGGCGCGGACCCGGAGCACCCGTACGACGCCACGGGACAGCAGGTCCTGGCCCTCTTGCTGCTGGTGCCCGCGACGGCGCTGCTCGGCCGGGGCGTCGGCGCCCGCCGCGCCGCCCGGCGCCTGCACGCCGGACCGCAGCCCGCCCTCCGCGTCGGGATCCGGGGCGACTCCCTCACGTACAGCTGGCTGTACGCGGACGTCCGGGACACGTCCGGGAAGCCCCTGATCGCCTTCCGTGACGACGTGGAGAACACTGTCAGGCACGTACGGACCCTGCTCGGCGGTTCCGAGGAGCGGCTCCGCACCGAGCACCACGACGTCAACTGGTTCTGCGAGCCGTTCGAGGCCGTCCTGTACTCCGCGCCCTTCGAGGGCGCGGAGGTCGTCCTGGAGTACGCGGCGTACTACGGCAACACCCGGATCACCACCAGCGTGCTGGCCGTACCGCTGCACCCGCGCCGCCGGCACGGCCTCAACCCGTGGCGCGCGGCCGGGCGCTCGGCCGTCCTGAAGGAACGGAAGGAGCGGGCGGCGCACCGGGCCAAGGCAGCCGAGAGCGGTTCCGGCACCTCCGGCTGCGGGACCTCCTCCAGCGGCTGCGGTAGCAGCAGCAGTTGCGGCAGCAGTTGTGGAAGCAGCTGCGGCGGCGGCTGCGGCGGCGGCGACTGATCCGGCAGACTCGCCGCATGGCATCCAGGACCCGCACCCGAACGTACGACCCCGCGAAGATCCGCGCGGCCGTCACCGCACAGTTCGCGCACGTCGTCGGGGCCGTGGCGGACCTCGGACCCGAACAGCTCGCCCGGCCCAGCGGGCTCGGGGACTGGACCGTGGCCGAACTCGCCGGGCACATCGCCTGGATCGCCGACTCGCTGGCGGGGGGCCTGGCCCGCCCGCCCGCCGCCGTCGCGGAGCTGTCGGCGGTCGAGTGGCCCTTCGCCACCGCCTCCCTCGCCGGGAAGATCTCCGAGGCGGCCCGGGAGACCCTGACCGGGGCCCCGCTGCCCGAGCTGTACGACCGGGCGGCCGCCCGGATGGCGCAGGCGCTCGCGGCGAATCCGGGCGACCGCGTGCTGGACCTGTGGATCGGCGACATGACCCTGGCCGACTTCCTGGTCACCCGGACCGTGGAACTGGTGGTCCACACCGACGACCTGAACCGGGCCGCCGGACTGGACGTCCCGATCGACCGGCAGGCGCTGGCCGCCTGCACCCGGCTGCTCGCCGACGCCCTGGCCCTCAAGGCCCCGGGCGGCTCCGTCGAGGTCCGCGTCCCGCCCTTCGCGGTGGTCCAGTGCGTCGAGGGCCCGCGGCACACCCGCGGCACCCCGCCGAACGTGGTGGAGACCGACCCGCTGACCTGGATCCGGCTCGCCACCGGCCGTACGGGCTGGGCCACCGCCGTCGACGAGGCCCACGTACGGGCCAGTGGCGAGCGGGCCGATCTGTCGGCGCTGCTCCCGCTGATGAGCTGAGGAGAAGAACCATGGTGGAACCACTGCACCACCCGGTCCGTCCCAGGGACATGCCCACCTTCCGGCACGTCCCCGCCCCCACGGCCCTGGCCCTCGTCCTCGTCCTCGCGCTCGCCCTGGCCGGCTGCGGCCGGGCCGAGGACGGCCGCAGCGCCCGGCTGCCCGACCCGGTGGGTTCCTGGGCCGTCGAGTCCCTGACCACGGGTGGCCGCACCCTGCACGCGCCCGAGACCGCCCACCTCGACATCGGCCGGAACCAGGTCAAGGGCAACTACGGCTGCAACGGCTTCACCGCGGTGGCGGCCTTCGCCGGTTCCTCCGCGGTGACCGTCACGCCCGGCGCCTCGACCACCATGGCCTGCGCGGACATGGAGTTCGAGACGGCCTTCGCCAAGCTGTTCCAGGGCAAGTTGACGATCGACCGGGGTCCCGACCGGCTCACCCTGAAGACCGCCGACGGGAGCACCATCGCCATGACGTCGGCGCCCGCGGTCACGGACGCCCCGCTCACCACGACCGAGTGGACCGTGGAGTCCCTGGTCAGCGGTGGGACCGCGGCCTCCCTGCCCGGCGAGGCGGCCGGGAAGGCACGGTTCACCATCGCCCCGGACCTCGCCGTGAGCGGCAACCTCGGCTGCAACCGGTTCAGCGCCCGGGCCACCGTCGACGGCTCCACGGTCACCTTCGGGCCGCTGACCTCGACCAAGATGGCCTGCGAGGGACCGGTGGGCGAGGTGGAGCGGACGCTGACCGAGCTGTTCGGCAGCGGCCCGCTCACCGCGAAGATCGAGGGCCGGACCCTCACCCTCACCGCACCCGACGGCAAGGGCCTGACCGCGAAGGCGGCCTCCGCCGCCGAGTGACCCCGACGGCGGTCAGCCCGGGTAGGGCAGCAGCCCGGCGTCCACCTTCTCCCAGGCCGCCCGCAGCTGCGCCAGCCGGGCCGGCTCCGCGGCGGCCTTGTCGGCCTGCTCGCGGACGTCCCCGGACAGGTTGAACAGCTGGTCCTTGCCCGCCTTGCCGCGGTAGTACTTCCAGTCCCCGCGGCGCAGCGCCCGCTCGCCCCGGACCCGCCAGAACAGGTCCCGCTCGGCCACCTTCTCGCCGCGCAGCAGGTACCCGGCCAGGCTCACCCCGTCCAGCGGGTGGGCCCGGTCGGGCCGCGCCCCGGCCAGCTCCAGCAGCGTCGCCGTCCAGTCCGGGCTGAACACCGGGACGTGGCTGACCTGCCCGCCGTCCAGCCGGGCGGGCCAGCGCGCGATGTTGGGCACCCGGATCCCGCCCTCCTGGAGGGAGGCCTTGTTGCCGGACAGCGGCCAGTTGTACGAGAAGCGCTCGCCGCCGTTGTCGCTGGAGAAGACCACGAGGGTGTCCTCCTCCTGGCCGGAACGCTTCAGCGCCGCCAGCACCTTGCCGATCGAGCGGTCGAGGTCCTCGACCATCTCCTTGTACTTCTCGACCGAGCCGCCGTCCTGGTGCCACAGGGCGCGCCCGTCGCCCGCCTTGATCCGTCGGACGATCTCGGCGCTCTGCTCGGTGTCCCCGTCGGCGATCCACGGCCAGTGCGGGGTGGTGAAGTTGAGGTTCAGCAGCCACGGCTTGCCGTGGTGGTCGCGGGAGACGTACTCGCTCGCCCGCTCGGTGATGATCCGGGTGTAGTAGCGCAGGTCCTTGTACTCGGCGTCGCCCTCGTACAGGTCGTACTCACCGCCCAGGCCCAGCTTGGAGTAGTACTCCAGGGCGCCGCCGAAGTTGCCGAAGAACTCGTCCCAGCCGGACCTGGTCGGGCTGTAGTCGGGCAGGTAGCCCGCGTGCCACTTGCCGATCAACGCGGTGGAGTAGCCCGCGGACTTCAGCAGCGAGGCCAGCGTCGGGTGCGTGGGGTCCAGGCCGACCGACTTGTCGGCGATCGGCTCGGCCAGTCCGCCCGTGGTTCGGCCCGGGTAGCGCCCGGTGTAGAGGCTGAACCGGGTCGGCGAGCAGGTCGCGGAGCCCGAGTAGGCGTCCGTGAACCGGACGCCCTGGCGGGCGAGGCGGTCCAGGTTCGGGGTCTTGATGTGCGGGGAGCCGTACGAGGAGAGGTCGGCCCAGCCCAGGTCGTCGCCGAGGACGAACAGGATGTTCGGCCGGCGGGACGGCCGGGGCCGCCCGGCCCGGAACTCCCGCTCCTGCGGCAGGTTCTGCCCGTCCCCGGCGGCCGGGGAGGCGGCGGCCGGGGCGGCGCCCAGTCCCACCGCCGCGGCGGCCGCGCTCACGCCGACCGCACCGCCGAAGGCGCGCCGGGACAGGTTGGGTTCGTACGAGGTCACGGGTACTCCAAGGCACGGCCCGTCGGCCCGCCCCGGGCGGCGCGGGACGGCGCGCGGCACGGCAGGGCGGGCTTCGGGCAGGGATCAGGAAAAGAAAAGAACGGAAAGCGGCGTGTGACTACGCAGAACAGCGACAGATGGCGCTCGCGACACGGACAAGGTCCACGTGCCGGCGCTCGACGAGGGTGACGGTACGGTCACCGAGAGGCTGCATGGGGCGAGAGCCTGTACGAATGCCCATGCGCCTGTCAACAAGGGCATTCCGGATACCGAGACGGAATGGATCGGTCACCCTCTGTGCTGTGACATTTCCCGGCCGTCCCCAATTCGGACCAGTGGTCGATCTCGCCTACACTCGGGAGCGTGCCTCGTGGTGATGGACGACTCAACCACGACCTGCTCCCCGGCGAAAAGGGCCCCCAGGACGCTTGCGGCGTCTTCGGTGTCTGGGCTCCGGGTGAAGAGGTCGCCAAGCTCACCTACTTCGGACTGTATGCCCTGCAGCACCGTGGACAAGAGTCCGCGGGAATCGCTGTGAGCAACGGTTCCCAGATCCTCGTCTTCAAGGACATGGGCCTCGTTTCCCAAGTCTTCGACGAAACCTCTCTCGGCTCGCTCCAAGGTCATATCGCGGTCGGTCACGCCCGCTATTCGACCACCGGGGCCTCCGTCTGGGAGAACGCCCAGCCGACCTTCCGTGCGACCGCCCACGGCTCCATTGCCCTGGGTCACAACGGCAACCTGGTGAACACCGCCGAGCTTGCCGAGATGGTCGCCGACCTCCCCCGTCAGGACGGCCGTGCCACCCAGGTGGCCGCCACCAATGACACCGACCTGGTCACCGCCCTGCTCGCCGGTCAGACCGACGACGAGGGCAAGCCCCTGACCATCGAGGAGTCGGCCGCCAAGGTCCTGCCTCAGGTCAAGGGCGCCTTCTCCCTCGTCTTCATGGACGAGGGGACCCTCTACACCGCCCGTGACCCGCAGGGCATCCGCCCGCTGGTCCTCGGCCGCCTGGAGCGCGGCTGGGTGGTCGCGAGCGAGACCGCCGCCCTCGACATCTGCGGCGCCAGCTTCGTCCGCGAGGTCGAGCCGGGCGAGCTCATCGCGATCGACGAGAACGGTCTGCGCACCTCTCGATTCGCGGAAGCGAAGCCCAAGGGCTGTGTCTTCGAGTACGTCTACCTGGCGCGCCCGGACACCGACATCGCCGGCCGGAACGTCTACCTCTCGCGTGTCGAGATGGGCCGGCGCCTGGCCAAGGAAGCCCCGGTCGACGCCGATCTGGTGATAGCGACGCCGGAATCCGGCACGCCCGCCGCCGTCGGGTACGCCGAAGCCAGCGGGATTCCGTACGGATCCGGCCTGGTCAAGAACGCCTACGTGGGTCGGACCTTCATCCAGCCCTCGCAGACGATCCGCCAGCTCGGCATCCGGCTCAAGCTCAACCCCCTCAAGGAAGTCATCCGGGGCAAGCGCCTGGTGGTCGTCGACGACTCGATCGTCCGCGGCAACACCCAGCGCGCCCTGGTCAAGATGCTCCGCGAGGCCGGCGCGGCGGAGGTCCACATCCGGATCTCCTCGCCGCCGGTGAAGTGGCCGTGCTTCTTCGGCATCGACTTCGCCACCCGGGCCGAGCTGATCGCCAACGGCATGACGGTCGACGAGATCGCCACCTCCCTGGGCGCGGACTCGCTCTCGTACATCTCGCTCGACGCGATGGTCGAGGCGACCACGATCCAGAAGCCCAACCTCTGCCGTGCCTGCTTCGACGGCGAGTACCCGATGGAGCTGCCCGACCCGCAGCTCCTGGGCAAGCAGCTGCTGGAGTCCGAGCTCGCGGGCGGCACGGACGCCGCCGACGCGCTCCGCCGCCCGTAGCCCTGGCTCAACCTGCGCCGGGCCCTGTCTTTGAGGCTTCTCCCAGGGCCCGGCACCACACGCAGTAACGACACGAAAGCTCTCTCCTGTCATGACAGAGAAGACCACCGGTGCCAGCTACGCAGCCGCAGGCGTGGACATCGAAGCGGGCGACCGCGCCGTCGAGCTGATGAAGGAGTGGGTGAAGAAGACGCAGCGCCCCGAGGTCCTCGGCGGCCTCGGCGGCTTCGCCGGCCTCTTCGACGCCTCCGCCCTCAAGCGCTACGAGCGCCCGCTGCTCGCCTCGGCCACCGACGGCGTCGGCACCAAGGTGGACATCGCCCGCCAGCTCGGCGTGTACGACACCATCGGCCACGACCTGGTGGCGATGGTCATGGACGACATCGTCGTCTGTGGTGCCGAGCCGCTCTTCATGACCGACTACATCTGCGTCGGCAAGGTGCACCCCGAGCGTGTCGCGGCGATCGTCAAGGGCATCGCCGAGGGCTGTGTCCTCGCCGGATGCGCCCTGGTGGGCGGCGAGACCGCAGAGCACCCCGGCCTGCTGGGTCCGGACGACTTCGACGTGGCCGGTGCCGGAACGGGCGTCGTCGAGTACGACCGCCTGCTCGGCGCGGATCGCATCCGTACGGGTGACGCCGTCATCGCGATGGCGTCGTCCGGCCTTCACTCGAACGGGTACTCGCTGGTCCGCCACGTCCTCTTCGAGCGCGCCAAGATGTCGCTGGAGCAGCACGTGGAGGAGCTCGGCCGCACGCTCGGCGAGGAGCTCCTGGAGCCCACCAAGATCTACTCGCTGGACTGCATGGCCCTCACCCGTACGGCCGAGGTGCACGCCTACTCGCACATCACCGGCGGTGGCCTCGCGGCGAACCTGGCCCGGGTCATCCCGGACCACCTGCACGCCACGGTCGACCGTTCGACCTGGGCGCCCGGCGCCATCTTCGACCTGGTCGGCAAGGCCGGTCAGGTGGAGCAGCTGGAGCTGGAGAAGACCCTGAACATGGGCGTCGGCATGATGGCCGTCGTTCCGCAGGAGTCGGTGGACGTGGCGCTGACCGCGCTGGCCGACCGGGGTGTCGACGCATGGGTCGCCGGAGAGATCCTGGACCGCGGCGACCACACCGAAGGCGCGACCATGACCGGTTCCTACGCGAGCTGAGCAGCACTGAAACCCGGCCCGGGGCGATGCCCTGGACCGGGTTTCAGCTTTTTGTCTGTCGTGCAGACGCCTCAGGGCGTCAAGCGCCGCGACGCTGTGACGACGGCCCGGACTCTTCGTCCTCGTCGTCGTCATCCGTGTTGTAGAGGTCCGCGTACCGAGCGTACGGGTCGTCCTCGTCCAGCTCGTCGTCGTCTACCTCGACCGGCTCGCTGACAGGCAGCGGTTCTACGGTCGATGCGCCCAGCTCGTTGGCCAGACGCGAGAGGTCAGTCCCGCCGCTGCTGTACTTCAGCTGGCGGGCGACCTTCGTCTGCTTGGCCTTTGCC
Coding sequences within:
- a CDS encoding maleylpyruvate isomerase family mycothiol-dependent enzyme — translated: MASRTRTRTYDPAKIRAAVTAQFAHVVGAVADLGPEQLARPSGLGDWTVAELAGHIAWIADSLAGGLARPPAAVAELSAVEWPFATASLAGKISEAARETLTGAPLPELYDRAAARMAQALAANPGDRVLDLWIGDMTLADFLVTRTVELVVHTDDLNRAAGLDVPIDRQALAACTRLLADALALKAPGGSVEVRVPPFAVVQCVEGPRHTRGTPPNVVETDPLTWIRLATGRTGWATAVDEAHVRASGERADLSALLPLMS
- a CDS encoding ABC transporter ATP-binding protein — protein: MTDTVIEARDLRRGYTGGFEAVRGVSFSVARGEIFALLGTNGAGKTSTVELLEGLAAPSGGQVRVFGLDPLTRRAEVRPRTGVMLQEGGFPSDLSVTETVRMWGGVTTGARPAAEVLELVGLAARSSVRVKQLSGGERRRLDLALALLGRPEVLFLDEPTTGMDPEGRRDTWALVRELREQGTTVLLTTHYLEEAEELADRLAILHEGELVLSGTPAEVTATQPARIHFTLPDGVPAARLPLSLRAAAFGRRVEIRTERLQDDLTELLGWARENDVELAGLDARSASLEEAFLEIAQNRRNAGDRSDDDTMAGTR
- a CDS encoding META domain-containing protein — translated: MVEPLHHPVRPRDMPTFRHVPAPTALALVLVLALALAGCGRAEDGRSARLPDPVGSWAVESLTTGGRTLHAPETAHLDIGRNQVKGNYGCNGFTAVAAFAGSSAVTVTPGASTTMACADMEFETAFAKLFQGKLTIDRGPDRLTLKTADGSTIAMTSAPAVTDAPLTTTEWTVESLVSGGTAASLPGEAAGKARFTIAPDLAVSGNLGCNRFSARATVDGSTVTFGPLTSTKMACEGPVGEVERTLTELFGSGPLTAKIEGRTLTLTAPDGKGLTAKAASAAE
- the purS gene encoding phosphoribosylformylglycinamidine synthase subunit PurS, with the translated sequence MARVVVDVMLKPEILDPQGQAVQRALPRLGFEGIADVRQGKRFELEVEGPVDQAALDRIHKMAETFLANTVIEDFTVKVEA
- a CDS encoding putative leader peptide; translation: MGIRTGSRPMQPLGDRTVTLVERRHVDLVRVASAICRCSA
- the purQ gene encoding phosphoribosylformylglycinamidine synthase subunit PurQ, translated to MTTRIGVVTFPGTLDDRDSLRAVRLAGAEPVSLWHRDKDLHQVDAVVLAGGFSYGDYLRAGAISRFSPVMETIIEQAKGGMPVLGICNGFQVLTEAHLLPGAMLRNNHLHFICRDQKLRVENAETAWTGDYTAGQEISVPLKNMDGRYTADERTLDELEAEGRVAFRYLDGNPNGSLRDIAGITNAAGNIVGLMPHPEHAVEPLIGTGRTDGLPFFTSVLKKLVSA
- a CDS encoding histone-like nucleoid-structuring protein Lsr2, producing the protein MAQRVVVTLSDDIDGGEATETVVFALDGKSYEIDLNAANAKKLRKGLAPFVAAGRRQSRSGKAFKHTAVAPDPAVVRAWARSNQFEVPPRGRIPKKIYEAYNEAH
- the purL gene encoding phosphoribosylformylglycinamidine synthase subunit PurL, which encodes MSLDTVKNATETPDASQPWKELGLKEDEYARIREILGRRPTGAELAMYSVMWSEHCSYKSSKVHLKQFGEKAPQNDAMLVGIGENAGVVDVGQGYAVTFKVESHNHPSYIEPYQGAATGIGGIVRDILAMGARPVAVVDPLRFGAADHPDTRRVLPGVVAGIGGYGNCLGLPNIGGEVVFDACYQGNPLVNAGCIGVMKHEDIHLAKASGPGNKVILYGARTGGDGIGGVSVLASETFDDTKPTKRPAVQVGDPFQEKLLIECTLEIFKEKLVAGIQDLGGAGLSCATSELASAGSGGMRVELDTVPLRDATLSPEEILMSESQERMCAIVEPQHVDRFMEICEKWDVIATVIGEVTEGERLEIFWHGEQIVDVPPGTVAHEGPVYNRPYARPSWQDALQADDAGKLPRPQTSEELRAQVLALVSSPNQASKSWVTDQYDRFVQGNTVLSQPEDAGMVRIDEESNLGVAMATDGNGRFAKLDPYTGAQLALAESYRNVAATGAKPLAISDCLNFGSPEDPDVMWQFAEACRGLADGCLELGTPVTGGNVSLYNQTGDTAIHPTPVVAVLGVIDDVNRRTPMAFKEAGQLLYLLGDTAEEFGGSAWSQVVHDHLGGMPPKVDLGREKLLAEILISASRDGMIDAAHDLSDGGVIQALTESCLRGGNGARIVVPEGLDAFTFLFSESAGRAIVAVPRSEELRFTDMCGARGLPVARIGVVDGEEIEVQGEFTLPLAELREAHETTIPALLA
- a CDS encoding sulfatase-like hydrolase/transferase codes for the protein MTSYEPNLSRRAFGGAVGVSAAAAAVGLGAAPAAASPAAGDGQNLPQEREFRAGRPRPSRRPNILFVLGDDLGWADLSSYGSPHIKTPNLDRLARQGVRFTDAYSGSATCSPTRFSLYTGRYPGRTTGGLAEPIADKSVGLDPTHPTLASLLKSAGYSTALIGKWHAGYLPDYSPTRSGWDEFFGNFGGALEYYSKLGLGGEYDLYEGDAEYKDLRYYTRIITERASEYVSRDHHGKPWLLNLNFTTPHWPWIADGDTEQSAEIVRRIKAGDGRALWHQDGGSVEKYKEMVEDLDRSIGKVLAALKRSGQEEDTLVVFSSDNGGERFSYNWPLSGNKASLQEGGIRVPNIARWPARLDGGQVSHVPVFSPDWTATLLELAGARPDRAHPLDGVSLAGYLLRGEKVAERDLFWRVRGERALRRGDWKYYRGKAGKDQLFNLSGDVREQADKAAAEPARLAQLRAAWEKVDAGLLPYPG